In Malania oleifera isolate guangnan ecotype guangnan chromosome 8, ASM2987363v1, whole genome shotgun sequence, a single window of DNA contains:
- the LOC131161297 gene encoding uncharacterized protein LOC131161297 isoform X2, with translation MGVESLLKLVFNLLPRATVCVDFVPPASFPARNLVSPVNLTTRRWTRPRLVRGIRALSTNTRNCGTDYLALTDEQLMSQCEMNTFKASGPGGQHRNKRESAVRLKHLPTGIIAQAVEDRSQHKNRSSALARLRTLLALKVRNTVDLDSYSPPVELLQILPAKSTIRGSDCGSQIGPNNPKFVTGMRALLDLILAVNGSVSDTAKLLGLSTGALSRLILSDDSLRMVVNELRTSKGLKPLK, from the exons ATGGGAGTTGAATCCCTTCTGAAATTGGTCTTTAATTTACTTCCAAGAGCCACAGTCTGCGTTGATTTTGTACCTCCGGCTTCTTTTCCTGCGAGAAATCTCGTTTCTCCGGTAAACCTCACAACCAGACGGTGGACTCGACCTCGGCTAGTTCGAGGAATTAGGGCACTGTCCACCAACACTCGTAATTGCGGCACTGATTATCTGGCGCTGACGGACGAGCAGCTGATGAGTCAGTGTGAGATGAACACTTTCAAGGCCTCCGGCCCCGGCGGCCAGCACCGCAACAAGCGCGAGTCCGCTGTCCGTCTCAAGCACCTTCCTACTGGGATAATCGCTCAG GCCGTCGAGGACCGATCGCAGCACAAGAATCGTTCCTCAGCCCTAGCGCGCCTCCGCACTCTCTTAGCTCTCAAAG TCAGGAACACCGTAGATCTTGATTCGTATTCACCACCTGTGGAGCTTCTTCAAATTCTTCCAGCAAAGTCGACCATTAGAGGATCGGATTGTGGTTCACAAATTGGACCAAATAATCCAAAATTTGTTACG GGAATGAGAGCTCTATTGGATCTGATTTTAGCAGTTAATGGTTCTGTATCAGATACGGCAAAGTTGTTGGG GCTGAGCACAGGGGCCCTATCACGGTTGATTCTTTCAGATGATTCTCTTCGAATGGTAGTGAATGAACTAAGGACATCCAAG GGTTTGAAGCCTCTGAAGTAA
- the LOC131161298 gene encoding protein ARV 2-like isoform X1 encodes MDFRCVHCGHRIKTLFVQYSPGNIRLMRCENCRAVADEYIECEITILLIDLILHKPKAYRHLLFNERNLATDSKGLLWRLTFSYLFLDAYRILVLKKTEKEWRLFMSFSSLVWRCQKVLVNVFFGNFLFFCILLHGTRIVQNTSDMGSRYKGLLLAILISSYLKIFLIAIMVWEFPSSVIFIVDIFVLSSNMVALKVTSGLAMNKCMVICFLAHAAKFLTCQVFDMLCQDC; translated from the exons ATGGATTTCAGATGTGTTCATTGTGGGCATAGGATCAAAACTTTGTTCGTGCAATATTCACCAGGAaacattcgattaatgagatgt GAGAATTGTAGAGCAGTTGCAGATGAGTACATCGAATGTGAGATCACG ATTCTTCTAATTGATTTGATTCTGCACAAGCCAAAAGCATATCGACATCTACTCTTCAATGAGCGCAATCTAGCAACCGATTCTAAG GGCTTATTATGGAGGTTAACTTTCAGCTACTTGTTTCTAGATGCTT ACAGGATACTAGTTTTAAAAAAGACTGAAAAAGAATGGCGTTTGTTCATGAGTTTTTCTTCGCTAGTTTGGAGATGTCAAAAG GTTTTGGTGAATGTCTTCTTTGGGAACTTCTTATTTTTTTGTATACTTCTTCACGGAACAAGGATAGTGCAGAATACATCAGATATGGGCTCCAG GTACAAAGGCCTTTTGCTTGCAATCCTTATTTCAAGTTACTTGAAGATTTTTCTTATCGCCATTATG GTCTGGGAATTTCCATCATCTGTGATTTTCATTGTTGATATATTTGTCCTATCATCCAACATGGTGGCCTTGAAAG TTACCTCAGGGTTGGCCATGAATAAATGCATGGTGATCTGCTTCCTAGCACATGCTGCTAAGTTCTTGACCTGTCAGGTTTTTGATATGCTGTGTCAAGATTGTTGA
- the LOC131161298 gene encoding protein ARV 2-like isoform X2 produces MDFRCVHCGHRIKTLFVQYSPGNIRLMRCENCRAVADEYIECEITILLIDLILHKPKAYRHLLFNERNLATDSKGLLWRLTFSYLFLDAYRILVLKKTEKEWRLFMSFSSLVWRCQKVLVNVFFGNFLFFCILLHGTRIVQNTSDMGSRYKGLLLAILISSYLKIFLIAIMVWEFPSSVIFIVDIFVLSSNMVALKVGRCKLWLLSPMHIDSLSFFLCTSYLRVGHE; encoded by the exons ATGGATTTCAGATGTGTTCATTGTGGGCATAGGATCAAAACTTTGTTCGTGCAATATTCACCAGGAaacattcgattaatgagatgt GAGAATTGTAGAGCAGTTGCAGATGAGTACATCGAATGTGAGATCACG ATTCTTCTAATTGATTTGATTCTGCACAAGCCAAAAGCATATCGACATCTACTCTTCAATGAGCGCAATCTAGCAACCGATTCTAAG GGCTTATTATGGAGGTTAACTTTCAGCTACTTGTTTCTAGATGCTT ACAGGATACTAGTTTTAAAAAAGACTGAAAAAGAATGGCGTTTGTTCATGAGTTTTTCTTCGCTAGTTTGGAGATGTCAAAAG GTTTTGGTGAATGTCTTCTTTGGGAACTTCTTATTTTTTTGTATACTTCTTCACGGAACAAGGATAGTGCAGAATACATCAGATATGGGCTCCAG GTACAAAGGCCTTTTGCTTGCAATCCTTATTTCAAGTTACTTGAAGATTTTTCTTATCGCCATTATG GTCTGGGAATTTCCATCATCTGTGATTTTCATTGTTGATATATTTGTCCTATCATCCAACATGGTGGCCTTGAAAG TAGGGAGGTGCAAACTCTGGCTGTTATCACCAATGCATATTGAttccctctctttctttctctgtACCAGTTACCTCAGGGTTGGCCATGAATAA
- the LOC131161297 gene encoding uncharacterized protein LOC131161297 isoform X1 — MGVESLLKLVFNLLPRATVCVDFVPPASFPARNLVSPVNLTTRRWTRPRLVRGIRALSTNTRNCGTDYLALTDEQLMSQCEMNTFKASGPGGQHRNKRESAVRLKHLPTGIIAQAVEDRSQHKNRSSALARLRTLLALKVRNTVDLDSYSPPVELLQILPAKSTIRGSDCGSQIGPNNPKFVTGMRALLDLILAVNGSVSDTAKLLGLSTGALSRLILSDDSLRMVVNELRTSKDLGDEERCVVKEMEHCGICIF; from the exons ATGGGAGTTGAATCCCTTCTGAAATTGGTCTTTAATTTACTTCCAAGAGCCACAGTCTGCGTTGATTTTGTACCTCCGGCTTCTTTTCCTGCGAGAAATCTCGTTTCTCCGGTAAACCTCACAACCAGACGGTGGACTCGACCTCGGCTAGTTCGAGGAATTAGGGCACTGTCCACCAACACTCGTAATTGCGGCACTGATTATCTGGCGCTGACGGACGAGCAGCTGATGAGTCAGTGTGAGATGAACACTTTCAAGGCCTCCGGCCCCGGCGGCCAGCACCGCAACAAGCGCGAGTCCGCTGTCCGTCTCAAGCACCTTCCTACTGGGATAATCGCTCAG GCCGTCGAGGACCGATCGCAGCACAAGAATCGTTCCTCAGCCCTAGCGCGCCTCCGCACTCTCTTAGCTCTCAAAG TCAGGAACACCGTAGATCTTGATTCGTATTCACCACCTGTGGAGCTTCTTCAAATTCTTCCAGCAAAGTCGACCATTAGAGGATCGGATTGTGGTTCACAAATTGGACCAAATAATCCAAAATTTGTTACG GGAATGAGAGCTCTATTGGATCTGATTTTAGCAGTTAATGGTTCTGTATCAGATACGGCAAAGTTGTTGGG GCTGAGCACAGGGGCCCTATCACGGTTGATTCTTTCAGATGATTCTCTTCGAATGGTAGTGAATGAACTAAGGACATCCAAG GATTTGGGAGATGAGGAAAGGTGTGTCGTGAAAGAGATGGAGCATTGTGGAATTTGTATATTTTAA